TTCTCGGAGAGCAGTGACAGGGCGTACGGCGAGACGTCCAGGCAGGTGTTGGACGAGAGGAAGACCGGCACCGGTGCCGCGGCCACGATCTCGCCGACGATCTTCATCCGGCTTTCGATGAACGTAGGGTCCGCCGGGCGCTCGTCCGGCAGCGGCGTCATCATCGAGAACATGAAGTCGATCCCGTCGTCGCCGACGGCGATCTCCATCAGGTCGTCCTCGGCCTTCGTCGGACGCGGTCTCGCTCGCGCGTGGCCGAAGCCGGTGGTGTCGAGAGGGTTGAGGATCGAGGCGAACTCGGGGAGGTGCGCGGCCAGTTCGGCGCTGGTGTCGTCCTGCCAGGCGGGCAGGGCAAGGCTGTTGACCGAGGCGAGGTCGGCGATGATGTTGCAGCCGCCGCCCGACGAGGTCACGACGCCCATGCGCCGGCCCTCCGGGAGGCGCGGGCTGTAGCCGAACACCCCGGCGGTCGCGACCAGTTCCTCGACGCTTTCGACGCGGACCATGCCCGCCTGCCGGAACACCGCGTCGACCACGGCGTCGTCGGTGGCCATCGCGCCGGTGTGCGCCATGGCCGAGCGCATGCCTTCTTCGCTTCGCCCGGCCTTGTAGACCACGATCGGCTTGCCGGCCCGCAGAGCCTTCGCGCCGAGCTCGAAGAGGCGGTCCGGCTCGCGCACGGTCTCCAGGAACAGTGCGACACTGCGGGTGTTCTCGTCCTCGATCAGATAGTCCAGGACGTCGAGGCTGGTCAGCACGGCCGAGTTGCCCACCGACGCCCACAACGTCGAGCCCACGCCGTGTGCCTGCGCGAACTGGTACGTCGCCCGCGCCATCGAGCCGCTCTCGAACACGGCGCCGACGGGACCCGCCACGGGCGCGGACTCGGTGGCCACCGCCCAAGGAGCCACACCGCCAACCGCGTTGATGAATCCGATGGTGTTCGGACCCATGATCGTCAGATCGAGTTCGACCGCGCTCTCCGCCAGCCGGCGCTGCCGATCACGTCCGTCGGCGCCGGTCTCCCCGTATCCGGAGGCGAGGACGACGGCGTTCTTGATGCCGGCGGCAGCGGCGTCCCGGAGTATGGAGTCGACGCGGTTCGGGCCCACCATGATGTAGGCCAGGTCGACGCGCTCGCCGAGGTCGCGCAGGGTCGGGACGGTCGGCTTCCCGAAGATCTCGTCGTACTTGGGGTGGACGAAGCGCACGTCCTTCACCCCGCCGCCGAGCGCCAGGGCGTTGAGGAGATTCCGCGCCCAGCTGGAGCTTGGGGATGCCCCCACGACCGCGATGCTGCGGGCGCCGAAGAAGCGGCGCAGCCGGACCGGCTCGACGATCGAGCGTCGTGCCGCGTAGTCAACGGTGAGCATGGAGCGTGACTCCTCGAACCTCGGGCGATTTATTTAGCTACGCAAAGTATTCTACATGTCTGACCGCCGGGCAAGTACCGGACCGGTTCCCGATGCCCTCGGCCGCGGTCACCTCCGCGGGTGACCAGGGGCTTCCGGGCGGACCGGGCTAGCCGAAGTAGGCGGTGTTGAGCTCGGCCCCCTGGAGCGTGGCCGGTGTCCCGGTGGCGGCGATCCGTCCGTCGCGGAGCACGATCATCCGCTCGGCGGCTCTCGCCAGGCGATCGCTGTTCTGCTCGACGACCAGCATCGAGATGCCCTCGGCCCGGAGCGACCGCAGGGACGAGTAGATCTTCTCGACCACCACGGGTGCGAGACCCAGTGACGGCTCGTCAAGGAGCAGGAGTCTGGGCCGCTGCGTGATCGCGCGGGCCAGTGAGAGCATCTGCTGCTCTCCGCCGGACAGCAGGCCGGCGAGCTGTGTGCGCCGTTCGGCCAGAATCGGGAACAGCTCGTACACCAGGTCCTGCACTTCCGCGAGCCGGCGTCGCACGGCACGCCGGCTCAGCCGCATCGCGGAGATCTGGAGGTTCTCCTCGACCGTGAGCGGGCGCAGTACGCGATGCCCTTCGGGGAGGATCACGATCCCCTTGCGGACGGCGGCGGCGGTCGACAACCCGTTCACGCGCTCGCCCCGGAACAGGACCTCTCCCGACCTCGGCCTGAGTCCTCCACTGAGGGCCCGCATCAGGGTCGTCTTCCCCGCGCCGTTCATCCCGACCAGGCCGAGCAGTTCGCCCTCGTCAAGAGTGAAGGACACATCATGAAGGACGGTCCGGTGGTCGCCGTAACCGACCCTCAGATCGCGTACGTCGAGAAGCGGCGCGTTCATCCGGGAACCCCCAAGTAGGCTGAGATGACCTCTTGTTGCGCGAAAACCTCTTTGGGCGGGCCTTCGGCGATGACCTGGCCGTGGTCCAGGACGTAGACGCGGTCACACGCGCTGGTGATGAGAGGCAGGTTGTGGTCGACCAGGACCACACCGAGGTCGCGGGCACCGAGCGCGCGAACGGTCGCGGCGATTTCCGCGCGTTCGAACTCGGTCAGTCCGGCACCCGGCTCGTCGAGCAGCAGGAACGCCGGGTCGAGCATCAGGTTCCGGGCGATCTCGACCAGCCGGAGCACGCCGTACGGCTGGTCTCCGGCCAGGCTCTGCGCGCGGTCGGCCAGGGCGAGGCCGGTGAGCAGTGTCATCGCCCGTTCACGGCCGGCGAGCGCTTGCCTGCGGGCGGCCGGGCTCAGCAACGACTGACGGAACCACCCGACCTTTCCGATGCCGTCTCCGGCGAGCATGACGTTCTCCAGCAGGGTCAGTTCGGGGATCACCTTCGGGCTCTGGAATGTCCGGCCGATCCCGGACCGCACGAGATTCTGCGGTGGTACGCCGAGGATCTCGTCGTCGCCGAGGCGGACGGAGCCCGTCGCCCGGACGTCCCCGGTGATCGCGTTGAGGAGCGTGGTCTTGCCGGCACCGTTGGGGCCTATGAGCCCGATGACCTCACCGGTGGCGAAGGAGATCGAGACGTCGTCGACCGCCGTGTTGCCGCCGAAGGCGACCGACACACCGCGCACTTCGACCCGCAGGTCCCGGTGTACGGCCTTGACGGAGTCCGCGAGGTAGCGCGTCACGGTCCCGGTCGCGTCACCACCGCCGTCACCGGTGCCGCCACCGCCCGGATCCGCCGGCTCCAGGGCGTCGGCGGTCCCCGCCGGGTCCGGTCCCCTTCGCCGGACGATCCACTTCATGAGGCTGTCCAGCCAGCCGGCGATACCTCCGCTGGCGATGACGACGAGCACCAGAATGCCCACGCCGTAGACCAGGTCCTGCGCTTGGCTGGTGGCCAGCGAGAGCTCGTCCATCACCAGGATGGCGACGACACCGAAGACAGGACCGAGGAAGTAGCCGCCGCCACCGAGGATCGCGGCGAGCAGCAGAGCGACCAAGCGCGTGAAGCTGAAGGTATCGAGGTCGATCACCAGCTGGAAGTGCGCGAAGAGGACGCCGGCCAGCCCGGCGAGCGCACCTGAGAGCGCGAAGGCGACGAGCCGGGTCGAGTCGGGCGAGACGCCCACCGC
The nucleotide sequence above comes from Streptomyces sp. NBC_01716. Encoded proteins:
- a CDS encoding branched-chain amino acid ABC transporter ATP-binding protein/permease, producing MSIIGLDKAARPEVTGAPRKAGGPRRALTSAWAKHVAGPLVLVVIGLVASGNDYYVHLASAGVIAYILTAAFNIVYGYAGIFNLSIVITYGAGAFTSVYLEVQFGLPFWPALLISVAVTTALSVLVAVPTRGLNELFLAIQTLAFALALAEIMVNWEKFSGGTIGIYAVPLPTLFGYEFTGGLLPYYWLAAFFAWLTYELVLRIHHSAMRRKLTALREGPRVLAAVGVSPDSTRLVAFALSGALAGLAGVLFAHFQLVIDLDTFSFTRLVALLLAAILGGGGYFLGPVFGVVAILVMDELSLATSQAQDLVYGVGILVLVVIASGGIAGWLDSLMKWIVRRRGPDPAGTADALEPADPGGGGTGDGGGDATGTVTRYLADSVKAVHRDLRVEVRGVSVAFGGNTAVDDVSISFATGEVIGLIGPNGAGKTTLLNAITGDVRATGSVRLGDDEILGVPPQNLVRSGIGRTFQSPKVIPELTLLENVMLAGDGIGKVGWFRQSLLSPAARRQALAGRERAMTLLTGLALADRAQSLAGDQPYGVLRLVEIARNLMLDPAFLLLDEPGAGLTEFERAEIAATVRALGARDLGVVLVDHNLPLITSACDRVYVLDHGQVIAEGPPKEVFAQQEVISAYLGVPG
- a CDS encoding acetate--CoA ligase family protein — protein: MLTVDYAARRSIVEPVRLRRFFGARSIAVVGASPSSSWARNLLNALALGGGVKDVRFVHPKYDEIFGKPTVPTLRDLGERVDLAYIMVGPNRVDSILRDAAAAGIKNAVVLASGYGETGADGRDRQRRLAESAVELDLTIMGPNTIGFINAVGGVAPWAVATESAPVAGPVGAVFESGSMARATYQFAQAHGVGSTLWASVGNSAVLTSLDVLDYLIEDENTRSVALFLETVREPDRLFELGAKALRAGKPIVVYKAGRSEEGMRSAMAHTGAMATDDAVVDAVFRQAGMVRVESVEELVATAGVFGYSPRLPEGRRMGVVTSSGGGCNIIADLASVNSLALPAWQDDTSAELAAHLPEFASILNPLDTTGFGHARARPRPTKAEDDLMEIAVGDDGIDFMFSMMTPLPDERPADPTFIESRMKIVGEIVAAAPVPVFLSSNTCLDVSPYALSLLSENKLFLLPGVDLAVTSLGHVVRWVEQRNSLLAHTDRQVQAVPVAAGPSARTWAEDEGRALLAAAGVPVVPAGLVNSPAEAAAEAVRLGGPVAMKICSRAIAHKSDVGGVVLGVEGAEDAAAAYDSIVATVTRHVPDADLRGVLVSPMREPGQELLVGITVDPTFGPVLAVGLGGIWVEVLKDTSLRVLPVDAREVRRMLEELKGAALLRGARGSRAADIDALSEAIVAISRAALSVGPRLDTLEVNPLRINGSRVEALDVLVTTTMKEDA
- a CDS encoding ABC transporter ATP-binding protein; the encoded protein is MNAPLLDVRDLRVGYGDHRTVLHDVSFTLDEGELLGLVGMNGAGKTTLMRALSGGLRPRSGEVLFRGERVNGLSTAAAVRKGIVILPEGHRVLRPLTVEENLQISAMRLSRRAVRRRLAEVQDLVYELFPILAERRTQLAGLLSGGEQQMLSLARAITQRPRLLLLDEPSLGLAPVVVEKIYSSLRSLRAEGISMLVVEQNSDRLARAAERMIVLRDGRIAATGTPATLQGAELNTAYFG